DNA sequence from the Lycium barbarum isolate Lr01 chromosome 5, ASM1917538v2, whole genome shotgun sequence genome:
GTTTTGTGTAATAATAACATCAGTTCATCTTAGTTGATGAACTATTATTATTAGCCCTGGGTTTTTCTTGGTTCTTCTTCAATGttcttcaaaaaagaaaaaaaagaaaaagaaaaagaaaaagaaaaagaaaaaccatTGTTTATgctttaaagaaagaaaaagctttgattttctttttcttttttgggttgAAATGAAAACAAAATCTTGGGTTTTTGGGTTTTGTTCTTCTTGGTTTTGATCTGTTTTTCTTCAATATTCTTGAAAAAAGACATTTCTTTATGCTATAAAGAAAGCAATTCAGATagaaagttttgattttttttggttgaaattaAAACAAAATCTTGGGTTTTGTTCTTCTTGTTTTTGATCTGTTTTCTTTAATATtcttcaaaaaaacaaaaaacaaatctTTATGCTTTAAAGTAAGAAACTCAGAAagaaagttttgattttttttttttttggttggtttTTGGGTTTTGTTCTTCTTATCTTTGATTTGTTTTTCTTCAATATTCttgaaaaaaacatttctttatgCTATAAAGAAAGATACCAAGATagaaagttttgatttttttctattttggGGTTAAAATGAAAAGAGGTAAGTTAGACTCAGTTATCTCAGTGAGTAGACTCAGATCAATTCAAGTCTTGATGGGTttattatttttgtattttttcttaGTTACTTTAGAAATACCTTTGATTTCTAAACTTGGGTTTGGTTTAGAATCATATGAACTTATTTCTACACCATTTGATAATAATTCCAAATTCACTAAGCTTAATAGTGTAGGTAGTCAAGATCCAGTTTTTCCTTCAAAAATGGTCTCAAGAAGAGCAAAAATGGGATTATCATCATTACCTCATAGGAAAATGAGAGAATTTAAGAAAATTTCGGGTTTAGTTTTCGACGAGAAAGCGTTTGATAGTTTCGATGAAAATGAGTTTTCTGAGCTGCATAAGGTAGTTAGGGATGCTTTTGTAGCTGGGAAGGAACTGTTTCAGGATATCGAATCGGGTAAAGTTGAAAACGAGTTAACGAGTAGGACTCAGAAGAATCGGACTGAGTCGTGTCCTAACTCGGTGTCGTTATGGGGTAGTGAGTTTGTGGCTGGTGGGAAGATAATGGTGATACCTTGTGGATTGACTTTAGGGTCACATATAACAGTGGTGGGGAAGCCTCGGTGGGCTCACAAGGAAAAAGATCCTAAGATTACTTTGGTTAAGGATGATGATGAGACTGTGATGGTTTCACAGTTTATGATGGAATTGCAAGGGTTGAAGACAGTTGACGGAGAGGACCCTCCGAGGATACTGCATTTTAATCCGAGGTTGAAGGGGGATTGGAGTGGAAAGCCAGTGATTGAGCAGAATACATGTTATAGGATGCAATGGGGGTCTGCAATGAGGTGTGACGGTTGGAGGTCCAAGCCTAGTGAGGACACAGGTGAGGAGTTTTTGTTGTTAATGCATTGCTTTTCATTTTTTGTATTGCTTAattgtttggttgttgttgttgcatttgCATTATGCATTGGTAACTAGTTGCGAACTGCTAATTTGCCTTAAGAGAAATTAATTACTACTAGTATCGGAACGAAATGAGTTTTAGTGAACCCCCCTAATTTGCCTTAAAAGAGAAATTATTTACCAACTATTGGAGTGAAAAAAGTCTTATTAGAACTGAATGGTGTTCATATAACTGACCCCACCTAGTTTTAGATTAAGTTGTAGTCAATTTTTGTGCTGAGTATTTGTTACTCCTCCATTTCAATTTTTTTGTCTTATTTTGACTTgtcacgaagtttaagaaagtaaagatgtctaatgtaccaaaatgccctttgatcttgtggtcttaaacatgccatatAGAATGTTGAAATCAAAGAGTTGCCAAATTAGGAAAGAAGCATTCTTTTTGAAACAGACTAAAAGGAAGTAAGACAGACAGATTGAATAGGGAGTATTTTTTATTGGCTGCGGTTCACTTCTTCTTCTTTAGGAAATGTTGAAATTATTAAGATTCTCCTATAGTTGTGTTGCTGTTGTTACTTGTTAAATGTCCAATTTTTACAACTAAATATAGGAAAGGAAAGAATttgaacttctttttttttttttccagaatttgAACTTCTCTAGGGCAGTCTGAGCTGAATTCTTACTGACCAAAATTTTTGCTAGATATTGCTAATTGCAGTGATAGATGATTGAATCAGCTGTCTGATCAGTATAAAACTTGATCAACTGAATTTGGAGCTGTTAGTGAACATCAATGATTGATTTTTCATGTATAGTATGCTAAACTGCTGCATGGTAATGGTTAAGATTTTCACTTGGTGTTGTCTGTGATTGTGATTTCTTGTGGATTGAATGAAGTGGACGGACAGGTGAAATGTGAGAAGTGGATACGTGACGATGATGACCACTCTGAAGAATCAAAGGCCATGTGGTGGTTGAAGAGACTGATTGGTGGGAGGACAAAGAAGGTTTCGATTGACTGGCCATACCCTTTTGTAGAGAACAAGTTGTTTGTGCTTACCGTCAGCGCTGGCTTAGAAGGTTATCACATCAATGTAGATGGGAGACATATTACTTCCTTTCCTTATCGCACTGTGAGTATTATCTAATCTAAGATTATTTTATCTTAATGTCTTTTTATGATGCGCGTGTGTTTCTAAACATTCTCTTGTGGTTGATAGGGTTTTACTCTTGAGGATGCAACGGGTCTGTTTGTTAACGGGGATATTGATGTGCATTCTGTATTTGCTGCTTCGTTACCCTCAACACATCCAAGTTTTGCTCCGCAGAGGCATTTGGAAATGTTACCCAAATGGCAAGCTCCGCCACTTCCAGATGAACCTGTAGAGCTTTTTATTGGCATCCTTTCTGCAGGCAATCATTTTTCTGAGCGAATGGCTGTGAGAAAATCTTGGATGCAGCATCCATCACTTAAGTCTTCAAATATTGTGGCCCGCTTTTTTGTGGCAATGGTAAGACTTGGCTTAGACAGAAGTGTCCATTCATGAAAGTGATATCTCATATTTGGAGCCTTGCATGTGCTTATATTTGAGTTGAAATGTTGCAGCATGGAAGAAAAGAGATAAATGTGGAGCTGATGAAAGAAGCAGAATTTTTTGGTGATATAGTTATAGTTCCTTACATGGACAATTACGATCTTGTTGTATTGAAGACAGTAGCAATTTGTGAATATGGGGTAAGTGCGGGGATAAAATTGGATGACACTCATTATTGCCTCAGATTTTCTCACCTTTTAACATTTATGTACTTATGGAATATTCCAGGTCCGTACAGTCGCAGCAAAGTATGTAATGAAGTGTGATGATGACACATTTGTAAGGATTGATGCTGTGATGAAAGAAGTTAAGAAAGTCCATAGTGGTAGAAGCCTCTATGTCGGCAACATCAATTACTACCATAAGCCCCTTCGACACGGTAAATGGGCAGTCACCTATGAGGTAGACTCTCTCATTTCATCAGTATTGCACTTCAATTTGTGTTGTCTACTGACTTTCTGACGTCTTTCACAGTTTAACCCATCATAATGTGCAATTGCCACAGAGGTTCTTAATTAGGAGAAAGAGAGCTTTACCTATTATGGCCATCAAATAAGAGCCATGCGTTTCCCTGTGATAAATTAGGAAACGCTATTATTCAAGAAACATATAACACCAAAAAAAAAGGAGACACTGTCTCAACCCCACCAAAGGTCCCAAAAAAGAACTATACCTTCAATGATTACTTCAAATCAATTACGGTGAATCCATGCAAGTTTAGGGATTGAATTAGGATAAAGGTGAAATAAAAAACGAATAAGTTCGATACCAAGCGCATTGCAACCATCATTTTCTTTTCCGTTTTCTGTATATTGATAGCTTCTGTTTATGAGAAGCTACTTTGTGCAAACAATTTTGCTAGTGGTTCCTGAACCCCTTATGCATTCACtagtttctgatgttcaattttcccCATTCCCTATGGGATTTGCAGGAATGGCCTGAAGAAGATTATCCACCCTATGCCAATGGGCCTGGTTATATCATCTCATTGGACATAGCAGAGTACATAGTTTCTGAGTTTGAGAAACATAAGCTGAGGGTAAGTTACCTTGATCTGCTTAGTGAAATATACGtaacacaccccccccccccccccccccccccccccccgtcccTCCCCCCGCGCCCCGTCCTTCAGGAAACCTGAACAGAAAAATTATGGGATAATTACATGTTTGGACAGCTCAAAAGAACAATAGCCAGCacatgtataggttttgtatgtTAAGTATAAGTATACATACTGTATACACAAAttatacataatcagtgtataggctatgtatattttggctagcacGCGTAATTAATTTCGGCCGACAGGCGAAAAATGGAAATAGCGCAAAAAAAATTCTATCTAACACATTTGATCCGCTGCAGTTGTTTAAGATGGAGGACGTGAGCATGGGAATGTGGGTAGAACAGTTCAACAGCTCCAGGCCCGTAGAGTATGTGCACAGCTTGAAGTTTTGTCAGTTTGGGTGCATTGAAGGTTATTACACAGCACATTATCAATCTCCAAGGCAAATGATCTGCCTGTGGAGAAAGTTGCTGAACCAAGGAAAACCTCAGTGCTGTAACGTGAGATGACAAGGCGTACCCTCTTAGCTAGTTTTAGGCAACGCTGAAAAGATAAAGTTTTATCTTTTCCCGGGGAGAGCTTGTATATATAATAGCCGTTCGTGCTTATTATATTTACTTCATTCATTCATTAGTTGCTTCTTTTGTTGGGACACCAGTCTTGTGCCCCAGGCTAGGGAGCTCGTGAAATTGTATGAACAATGGTAGCTTAAGCTCTTGTAATATAAAATTCAAGGGTGAACGTTTCATTTTCAATGCCATTTTGCGATTAAAATTATTCTATGTGCCTTTTGACAGAAAAACACATCTCCTAGTTGGTCCCTAAATTTTGACTGTTTTCCACGTAGAAAATAGTCTTTATGGTTATGTCGGCTACTTTAAGGTTGTGGTTCCATAAGTAGTACTACAAGAAACAGAATCCAACATTCTAGCTCTTTGTAATCTATGTTGCTTTGTGAACAATTATGTTGCAGTGTGGACATTTAAACGTGAGAGTGAAggcgaaaaaaaaaaatgaaaactgtTTAGAAAAAGGCAAGAAGGTAACAGCAATTTAGTTTCTGATGTTTACTTACCTGGTATGCTTCTTTAAATAATCTAATAAATTGGACTAACAAACAGTATGAGAGCAATATGTTTTCTTGAACTTGTGAATAGGGCGTGCTGAAAAAACAACTCTCCAAGGAGAGAATCAAATCCGTTATAGCTTTTAATGGTGTTTGCCTTGTGATCAAGAAACTGAAGTTTACCTTACCCTAAAAGAGGGTAGTAAAATAGAGAAAGAACCTTAATAACAAACTACGCATCAGTGCCAAACAAGTTAGGGTTGTCTATAATAAGTGCCAAACAAGTTGGGGTTGGCTATATGAATCTTCACTGACCATGTTTCTCCAAAATAGACAAAGAGCCATATGTGGATTTAGAAATCTTTATGACGGCTAAGAACTACTGTGAATTATCCTATTGTACAAGCAAAACATGTTGAAAACAAAAAGTTGAGCAAGAGCTGCATAGTCAACGTATTTTTTAGCTTGCCGCAGGACAAAGTATCTTGGTCCTAAAATTTAAACATCATTGTCATTTGTGTTTCATAATTGTCCCTCTAAATTAATCACAGCTCACAACTGCTAGTGCGATTAGCTCCTGATACCTACTATAGTACTTGAATCTATCTGAAATGGAAAATGAATGGGTGAACAAGGTAAACGATGAGCTTATGCATGTGGGGGATCTTACAAGTGTGGAGACAACACTGGAAGAAGCGGTCCATATATAAAGTACCTGCTCGTGTCATAGATGTGAGCAAGAAAGCTTACAAGCCTCAGGTAGTTTCTTTTGGTCCTTACCATCACGGAGAAGATCATCTCAAGACGATGGAAGGTCACAAACACCGAGCACTTCTCCACTTCGTTAAACGATCTGGAAAATCTTTAACATGTTATATTGACTCCTTACAAGAAGTGGCTCAAGATTTGAAAGATGCATATGATTTGCTGGATCCTGTGTGGCAAAGTGATACTAATGCCTTCTTGCCTTTGATGATTCTTGATGGATGTTTCTTGCTGGAATTCTTGAGAACAGCTGCCGCTGGTCATCTACTTTTAGATAAACCTCAGCATGCTCAACAGTATGACTATGCTCCTAATGATCCGATTTTCAGCGATCATGGAAAGCTCCATCTCATGCCTTATCTCAAACGTGATATGCTGATGCTTGAGAATCAATTGGCTATGCTCCTTTTGGCAAATTACTTTCCATTGAAAATCAAGAGGCAAAGGTTTTTCTCTCCCTCTCTTAAACACGTGCTCACATATACCATGTTGGAAGACAATTATGCTGGGATTAGTAATGCCGGAATTAGTTATGCtggtattattttttatcaactgtttgatttgttgtattaaaaagactgcattgcataatttctaaatagtactgaatagggtgtataAATATAAGAATAGTACTAGTATTGTTAATGTCATGGTTTACCATGTATAAaaatagtactgaatagggtgtataAGTAATATTTGTATTAGTTGTACTCTACTTAAATTTGCAACCAAACATTGTACTAAAATTTTGTATCAGCATTATTCTACCTAATAGCTGTTAAGGATGacacacttttatttacttaacaTATAGTGTCAACATTGATTAGTAACCTTCTCTAATCTAATTCTCATTACCGAGTGAATGGTTACCACTTGATTGCATTCATTAGAATGTTAATGAGGAATGTATTAATAAGCTCGTACTGGACTTCTGTAATCCTCACAGCCGTGCTAAAAGACTTGGCAAATGTTTGCATGTATTGGATGTGTAAAGAAAGTGCCTACTTTGGAAAGATCCTGCTTTGACCACGACTCGTCCAAGGAAAACAGACGAGGTTAGGCACCAAAGGAAAGCACCTAGCGTTAGCCACCAGAGTAGTGGCGATGAGATAATCCATTCTGCTATGGAGCTTCATGAAGCAGGCATTTGGTTCAAGAAGAGTAAAACTAGGAGCCTCAAGGACATATCCTTCTATGGTGGTATCCTTAAGCTTCGTCTGATCTTGGTGGACGATGCTACAGAATCAATGTTCTTGAACCTAATAGCTTTCGAGAGATTCCATGTAGGGGTGGGAAATGAGGTGACTTCATACACCTTCATGGGTAATATTATTGACAATGCCAAAGATGTTAGCTTACTACACTCTCGTGGCATCATCCAGAATGCGATTGGCAGCGATTAAGCTGTGGCCAAGCTATTCAGTTCACTATCGAAACACATTACGTTGGATCCAGAGAACAGCCCAGATCTTGTACACAATTTGGTCAGTGACTATTGCAAGCTGAAGTTGAATAAATGCAGAACCAATCTTATTCACACCTACTTCAGGAGCCCCTGGGCCATTTTGTCTGTGATTGCTGCTAGTTTTCTTTTCGCCCTCACCATTATTCAGACGGTATACACCGTTTATGAGTACTATTATCCACCGCCATCAAAATAGAAGATTTCGCCTTTCTCTGTTGGAGAACAACTACGAGTATTACCAAATTTGGAGTGAAAGAAGGAACTTATTCCCTCTTGGTGCATCTAATTCTTAATTCAATTTGATTCCTCAAGTCCTTAAATACACCATTTTATATCAAGTTGTGTCACATATTTGGCCAAATCTCATGTCCCATAATATTTTTATGTTAGAATAAGATTAGGATTGTATATAGTCTCCTACATGAAAAATGATTGTAGTGTGTAGTATATAAATAAAGTTCAGTGTAATAATGTAGAATATACTATTCAATAATATTTTTCTCCTTTATTTCTCACATGGTATCATAGCTTTAGTGAGAAACATCCGGAAGCAAAAAGAGCTGCCGCTGTCAATTTCTGCAGCCTAAGAGCTGCCGCCGTCAATTTCTGATGATTGTTCAGGCTGCCTTGCGTCACCTCACTGTCAGTGAGTGTTTTTCGAAAACCACCACTGCCATCATTTTCACAAAGCTCCAGCGGCCAAACCCCAGAAAATCACGTGGCAGAACTCTGATACGAGTTAAAAATAGAGCAACTGTGGAAAGTAATACTGTATGTTTCCGGAAGTGTACATGGGATTTGAGTTGGTTATTAGCCTATCATTTACTAGTTTTACATTTGAATCCAATAAGTAGTTATTTTATTTCCCCTAAGTTTCTTTTATTTTACTTTGACCCCAAGATCTTATTTCCGCTTTATGTATTGAGTTTGCTTTCATTTGGGACTCTTGGTTAAAAGGCCCATTTAAGTCTTCTATCTAATTAAAAGGGTTTCAAGTTTTTTTTCTTAGTGAAATGACCCACTTTTTAGATTAGGTAAAAAACTCTAATTTAGTTGTGATTTAGAATTTAATTATTATGTCAGATTAGTACCCATCTTTTATGAACTACAAATTGGTCCAAAATCAacaataaaaaacaaaaacaagaaaaacccTCCAAAATCTCTTTCAACGTCTTTTTTTCTTATTTCTTCTATTGTTCTTCTTCCACTCTCAATCTACCCTCTATGCATATGATTGTGTGTTATTGAGGTCCTAAAACTCTTCTCTTTTTGGTGAAGTTGGTTTCAACAAGCTATATTTGGAGAAAGATGGtgttaaagttttaaagaaaTAGTCAAGCTCAATTTAAATCCGATTAAAGACTGTTTTGGAGTAGCATTAGCCTGGGCTTCTGTTAAAACATTGTATCAAGACCTCAGTTTGAAGGTACACAAATGAATTTTATATATTTGTAGAGTTATTATGCAGATGGAATCTGGTCTGCAATGGACCGATTGACCATCGATCTGACCGATTATATATCAGTCCTCTATGTTATTCAATAGCTGACCGATCATAGTAATTAGTCCGACAGATTCATtatagatttttttattttttatttccatgTTTGCAATAATGTTTCATTTTACTAGTTTCTAATAACGTTACATTATTTATTGTAGGTAGGTACAAAATCATGACAGGAGTTGTCTTACTTGTTGATTATTTTGGAAAGTGGGTAGATGACAAGAAATCGTGGAGATGGAATTCTCAAAATGATACAGTTCGAACAATGCTTGTGAGCAGTGATGTTACCTTTGATAAATTCATGGAAACTATCATTAGAAGAGGTGAATTGAGTTGTGGACATGATCCTGTTTGTGTCAAGTATATGACTAATGCAGGTGCTTTTTCGAGGGACAAAGCACCGCCAGTTGAACTAAATAATGATGAAGATGtccaaatttatttgaatgatatAAATGGTGAAGGTGGCAGGCCAATGTTACGGGTTTCCTTGattgaattttttttggaaaGTGGCTGTGGTTTGAACAACCAGCAATTTGAGAATGAAAATGTCTGCACGCACAATGATGATTTTCATGGGGGAGGAGAGACAAATAATTTTATTGAAACTAATGAGCGTGTAATAGAAGATGTTCTCCCTTGTGAAGTGGAGAAATTTATGGAAACTAATGAGGGTATAATAGAAGATGTTCTCCCTTGCCAAGTTGAGAAATTTATGGAAGCTAATAAGCATATAATAGAAGACGTTCTCCCTTGCCAAGTTGAGAAAGAGGTTCCATTGGATAACGAAGACGATGATATTCAGTTGCCTGAACAATTAGAGGATGCAATGATTGGAACACATCATAGCTATATTTTTTCTGATGGCTCGGGTTTTCATAAAGGATATAGATTTCTGAACAAAGAAGTCGTAGTGAACAAACTGAAACTTGTCGCAATCAGAAAGGGTTTCGAGTTTGCTACAAAGAAGTCTAACAAATCATTGGTAAGTGTTGCATGTGTTGAAAAAAGCTGCAAGTGGAGGGTTCGTGTTGTTAAGTATATTAGCTCAAATGCCTTCCGTATCACAAAATATAAGCCTAATCACTCTTGTGACTTGAGATCTATATCTGGTAGACATAGGCATGCTTCTGCCAGCGTTAATGCAGAATTTATCAAAGAGAGGTTTAGAGAAGGAAAATGTCCTATACCGAAGGAAATAATGAACATTGTGAGTATAGAGTTGAGATGTGATGTTAGTTACTGGACATGCTGGAAGGCCAAGCAACTTGCAcaaaatatgatatggggaacaCCGGAACATGGATACGCGACACTGGAAGCATATCGGTACGAGATTGAAAAAGCAAATGAAGATACCTTTACGGCTTTGGAGGTTCAAGATGGaagatttttatattattttgttgCCTATAGGCCATGCATAAGAGGATTTAAGAACATAAGAAATGTCCTCGCTGTGGATGGGACTTTTTTAACGGGCCAATGTGGTGGTGTAATGCTAATTGCAAGTGGACAGGATAGTGAAAATCAAATATATCCTATAGCTTGGGCTGTGGTTAACTCAGAGAATGATCTTTCTTGGACTTGGTTTTTTCGTCAATTACTCAATGTAGTGCCAAATACAAATGAGTTATCCAtcatatcagacagaaatgcgAGCATAAAGAAAGCAATTGCTACAGTTTACGATCAAGCTCATCACGGatagtggcggatccaggattttgaaTCAGGGTATTCGGAAAAACAGCTGAACCAACTTTTGCATTTGTTCGGGGTGTTCAAAAGTCAATATACGTACATAAACACaaaaatttaccctaaatatacactgtaattttttgcccagggtgttcgggtgaacaccctgagTCTTTACTACATCCGCCCCTGATCACGGAGTATGTACCAAGCACCTTGGGGAAAATATTCGTACAAACTTCCATGTTGGTTCTTTAATCCTTGGTCTATACTATGACGCATCGAATGCCTATCGAGTCGAAGAGTTCAATGAGTATTTAGAAGAAATTCAATGCAAAGGTTATGGTAATGTTGTTGAATACCTCAAGAATGATGTTGGTTTCGAACGGTGGAGCAGAGTTCATTTTCCAGGAAGAAGGTATGATGTCATGACATCCAATATTGCAGAGTCTGTgaaacattctttttttttttttgtgaaaaagaaaggaaCAATATTACAAACTAAAGCGCAACTTGGACGTACAAGTAAGAAAACAAATATCGGAACTCTATATGCACCAGATGGTGCCTTCACAAAAACAAATAGTCAGTCTTCTTGTAAATCCTCTTATTGTTTCAACTCGAACGATCATGCTAagtattttttgaatttttcattAGTTTTACTCCTTGTTCATCAACTCTCAAGTCAATACGAAATATCAACATAAAACTAATAAGGAATAAGACGATAAAGAGCGATCGATACCACATCTGGCGGACCAAAGCATCTGCTGTAACAGACAGATCATGTATCTGTCAGACAGATGCTCAATTTATCAGCATTTATACGAGAGAAAATTTGATGTTACattctctttttgtttttgtGTGAAAAAGAAAGGAACAATATTACAAACTAAAGCGCAACTTGGACGTACAAGTAAGAAAACAAATATCCGAACTCTATATGCACCAGATGGTGCCTTCACAAAAACAAATAGTCAGTCTTCTTGAAAATCCTCTTATTGTTTCAACTCGAACGATCATGCTAagtattttttgaatttttcattAGTTTTACTCCTTATTCATCAACTCTCAAGTCAATACGAAATATCAACATAAAACTAATAAGGAATAAGACGACAAAGAGCGATTGATACCATATCTGGCGGACCAAAGCATCTGCTGTAACAGACAGATCATGTATCTGTCGGACAGATGCTCAATTTATCAGCATTTATACGAGAGAAAATTTGATGttacattcttttttttttttgtgaaaaagaaaggaaCAATATTACAAACTAAAGCGCAACTTGGACGTACAAGTAAGAAAACAAATATCGGAACTCTATATGCACCAGATGGTGCCTTCACAAAAACAAATAGTCAATCTTCTTGTAAATCCTCTTATTGTTTCAACTCGAACGATCATGCTaagtattttttgattttttcatTAGTTTTACTCCTTATTCATCAACTCTCAAGTCAATACGAAATATCAACATAAAACTAATAAGGAATAAGACGATAAAGAGCGATCGATACCACATCTGGCGGACCAAAGCATCTGCTGTAACAGACAGATCATGTATCTGTCGGACAGATGCTCAATTTATCAGCATTTATACGAGAGAAAATTTGATGTTACATTCTctttttttgtgaaaaagaaaggaaCAATATTACAAACTAAAGCGCAACTTGGACGTACAAGTAAGAAAACAAATATCCGATATCACATCTAACAGATAGATCATGTATCTGTCGGACAGTTCATAAATTTGTCAATGACTATAAATGAAATAAATGATGATAGAAAATCTACACTGCAAAATTATTAATGAAATTAAAATAAGTCGAATATTTCCATCAGTGAGAACAAAAGTGGCATAATATAAATACGCTAACTTTTTAAACTTAATACAATCCAAGACAAATTTTAATTAAATAGATTGATCCATACTCTGTCCGACAGATCCAAAAAACATCCTAACAGAATTACTAACTATCACCGCCGATCTTTCTCCTTTTATAAGTCTTCATATTCTTCGAAGCCTCCCGGATTTTCTTTTGTCTGAGATCTGTTGCAAAAGGGGAATCATATTTTGGGTTAGTTTTCGTTGTTCGTTTCGCCCTTGTAGTACATACTCCCGCAAATTTGGTAGTTTCATCTTTGTCAACCATGTTGCTTCCTTCCTCTTCAAGCTCACCAATTACCTTATTTTCCAACATATCTGGTTGTTCATCACTCACCTGAAAATTTCCATCATCATACTTTTTTTTTGCTTAATTTTTCTACCTGGACATGCAAACCACCCACCATACCACTAAAGTGGTCTATTTTAGCATCGAGACCATCCATTCTTTCATTCAACTTCTTGTTCATATCCTTCATCTCATTAAACATATTTGCACATAATTCAATAAGTTGAGAAAGTTTGCCTGGTGAATCACTCAAATTAATATTTTCAGTAACTCCCTTTGATGGT
Encoded proteins:
- the LOC132641469 gene encoding hydroxyproline O-galactosyltransferase GALT6-like, whose protein sequence is MKRGKLDSVISVSRLRSIQVLMGLLFLYFFLVTLEIPLISKLGFGLESYELISTPFDNNSKFTKLNSVGSQDPVFPSKMVSRRAKMGLSSLPHRKMREFKKISGLVFDEKAFDSFDENEFSELHKVVRDAFVAGKELFQDIESGKVENELTSRTQKNRTESCPNSVSLWGSEFVAGGKIMVIPCGLTLGSHITVVGKPRWAHKEKDPKITLVKDDDETVMVSQFMMELQGLKTVDGEDPPRILHFNPRLKGDWSGKPVIEQNTCYRMQWGSAMRCDGWRSKPSEDTVDGQVKCEKWIRDDDDHSEESKAMWWLKRLIGGRTKKVSIDWPYPFVENKLFVLTVSAGLEGYHINVDGRHITSFPYRTGFTLEDATGLFVNGDIDVHSVFAASLPSTHPSFAPQRHLEMLPKWQAPPLPDEPVELFIGILSAGNHFSERMAVRKSWMQHPSLKSSNIVARFFVAMHGRKEINVELMKEAEFFGDIVIVPYMDNYDLVVLKTVAICEYGVRTVAAKYVMKCDDDTFVRIDAVMKEVKKVHSGRSLYVGNINYYHKPLRHGKWAVTYEEWPEEDYPPYANGPGYIISLDIAEYIVSEFEKHKLRLFKMEDVSMGMWVEQFNSSRPVEYVHSLKFCQFGCIEGYYTAHYQSPRQMICLWRKLLNQGKPQCCNVR
- the LOC132639764 gene encoding uncharacterized protein LOC132639764 — translated: MLRVSLIEFFLESGCGLNNQQFENENVCTHNDDFHGGGETNNFIETNERVIEDVLPCEVEKFMETNEGIIEDVLPCQVEKFMEANKHIIEDVLPCQVEKEVPLDNEDDDIQLPEQLEDAMIGTHHSYIFSDGSGFHKGYRFLNKEVVVNKLKLVAIRKGFEFATKKSNKSLVSVACVEKSCKWRVRVVKYISSNAFRITKYKPNHSCDLRSISGRHRHASASVNAEFIKERFREGKCPIPKEIMNIVSIELRCDVSYWTCWKAKQLAQNMIWGTPEHGYATLEAYRYEIEKANEDTFTALEVQDGRFLYYFVAYRPCIRGFKNIRNVLAVDGTFLTGQCGGVMLIASGQDSENQIYPIAWAVVNSENDLSWTWFFRQLLNVVPNTNELSIISDRNASIKKAIATVYDQAHHG